In Erigeron canadensis isolate Cc75 chromosome 7, C_canadensis_v1, whole genome shotgun sequence, one DNA window encodes the following:
- the LOC122608729 gene encoding VQ motif-containing protein 19-like — protein MASDHPNSTTFVQADPSNFRAVVQRLTGATPTTPPTRTSGFKLHERRQTTARKLEITLNNRFHYNQFGMMSPSSARQAMMTSSSPVSTLDHVYGRGNSSPKTPVEGEEERAIAEKGFYLHPSPVNTPRRYEPELLVLFPLHSPKNDPSSS, from the coding sequence ATGGCTTCCGACCACCCCAACTCCACCACTTTTGTCCAAGCCGACCCATCAAACTTTCGAGCAGTCGTTCAACGTCTCACCGGTGCCACACCCACCACCCCACCAACCCGTACATCCGGGTTCAAACTTCATGAACGTAGACAAACCACCGCCCGAAAGCTAGAGATCACACTCAACAACCGGTTTCATTACAATCAGTTTGGCATGATGTCACCTTCTTCCGCTAGACAGGcaatgatgacgtcatcatcccCTGTTTCTACATTGGATCATGTGTACGGAAGAGGAAACAGTAGTCCAAAGACTCCTGTGgaaggtgaagaagaaagagccATTGCCGAAAAAGGGTTTTATTTGCACCCGAGTCCGGTTAATACTCCTCGTCGATACGAGCCCGAGTTGTTGGTTCTGTTTCCTCTTCATTCGCCGAAAAATGACCCGTCTTCTTCTTGA